CAGACGTGGCCGACTTCCATCATCACCACGCCGAGCCGGCTGGCGATGCCGTCCTCAAGAGCCGGGTTCACATGCTGCAGCCAAGCGGCATAGAGGGCGATGATCTGGTCGTCATACTCGTTCTGGATCGGCCTGAGGTCAGGATTGCCGGTGATGGCCTCGATGACCGGCATCAAGGTGGCGTTATCGAGATAGAGCCGGGAGGTATCGACAAAGAGCTTGTCCACCTCCTGCTGGAATTCGTCGCGGTTGGTCGGGCGGGGAGCAGCGATTCGCTTGGCGATCACTTCGGGAAAGGCGCCGAGCCAACGCCGGGCCAGGTCCAGCAGGATCGCTTCCTTGTTGGGGAAGTATTGATAGACCGAACCGACCGACAGGCCGGCGCGCTGGGCGATGGCAAGCGTCGTCGGCGTCT
The nucleotide sequence above comes from Aminobacter aminovorans. Encoded proteins:
- a CDS encoding TetR/AcrR family transcriptional regulator codes for the protein MNRSLTKKARTALSPRKLPRQERSSKVVDRILDAALTLTREQGTKTPTTLAIAQRAGLSVGSVYQYFPNKEAILLDLARRWLGAFPEVIAKRIAAPRPTNRDEFQQEVDKLFVDTSRLYLDNATLMPVIEAITGNPDLRPIQNEYDDQIIALYAAWLQHVNPALEDGIASRLGVVMMEVGHVCRLVGLKRDRKAFDLIQDDVKTMWLALVDPYLDLN